The following proteins come from a genomic window of Pararhodobacter sp.:
- a CDS encoding indolepyruvate oxidoreductase subunit beta family protein, with protein sequence MSYAPPLRLLIAALGGEGGGVLLGWVVAGAQAAGLKVQATSVPGVAQRTGSTSYYVEIAEPESEVVLSLVPMPARVDVVLASELVEAARCMAAGFVSPGLTTLIASTNRVFSTAEKISLGDGRFAAEDIISAAQKMAKTCHLADFDALASEANTFISATLFGALIGSGVLPWSEEISLSVLGQGRAAEASLRGARAAMAAVQMPAAAGPVPAAREPQHHLAGLPSETAEIVAHGYDHVIDFQDAAYGQTYLDHVATLLAATPSGDHRAAYALTEAARRLALWMAYEDVARVADLKTRPERFKRVQNEAQAQPGQIVWVTEYMKPRTEEIADILPSGLGSRIMRRLQRGKPLPLTGRGVFIRSNGVLGYRMLRIVAGMKRLRRKSLRFQTESTEISRWVDAMTIALGRDPGFASGLAELPRVLKGYSDTHLRGKAAYAKIMEGIVAPAIAEGSEARAAQTLRHAVAAALADEAHTELDAILSGAPAAAPDIPNLKGARNAHEPTHDCH encoded by the coding sequence ATGAGCTATGCCCCGCCCTTGCGACTTCTGATTGCGGCTTTGGGCGGCGAGGGCGGCGGCGTGCTGTTGGGTTGGGTCGTGGCCGGCGCACAGGCGGCGGGCCTGAAGGTGCAAGCGACATCCGTTCCCGGCGTTGCGCAACGCACCGGATCGACAAGCTATTACGTTGAAATCGCAGAGCCGGAGTCAGAGGTTGTGCTCAGCCTCGTGCCGATGCCCGCGCGCGTCGATGTGGTCCTGGCCAGCGAGTTGGTCGAGGCGGCGCGCTGCATGGCGGCCGGGTTTGTCTCGCCGGGTCTCACAACCCTGATCGCCTCCACGAACCGGGTGTTTTCGACCGCCGAAAAGATCAGTCTGGGCGATGGGCGCTTTGCGGCGGAGGATATCATCAGTGCCGCGCAAAAGATGGCCAAGACCTGTCATCTGGCCGATTTCGACGCGCTGGCGTCTGAGGCGAATACTTTCATCTCGGCCACCTTGTTCGGGGCGCTGATTGGCAGCGGCGTTCTGCCGTGGTCCGAGGAGATCTCGTTGTCGGTGCTGGGGCAGGGGCGCGCCGCCGAGGCCAGCCTGCGCGGCGCGCGGGCCGCGATGGCGGCGGTGCAAATGCCAGCCGCAGCGGGACCTGTGCCAGCGGCCAGGGAACCGCAACACCATCTCGCGGGCCTTCCGTCCGAGACCGCCGAAATCGTCGCGCACGGCTATGATCACGTCATTGATTTTCAGGATGCGGCCTATGGCCAGACCTACCTTGACCACGTCGCCACCCTGCTGGCCGCCACGCCTTCGGGCGACCACCGCGCCGCTTATGCCCTGACCGAGGCGGCGCGCCGTTTGGCGTTGTGGATGGCCTATGAGGATGTCGCGCGGGTTGCCGATCTGAAAACCCGGCCCGAGCGGTTTAAACGTGTCCAAAACGAGGCGCAGGCCCAGCCCGGTCAAATCGTCTGGGTCACCGAATACATGAAGCCGCGCACCGAGGAAATCGCCGACATTCTGCCGTCCGGTCTGGGCAGCCGGATCATGCGACGCCTCCAGCGCGGCAAGCCGCTGCCGCTTACCGGACGTGGCGTTTTTATCCGTTCGAACGGAGTTTTGGGCTACCGAATGTTGCGGATTGTGGCAGGCATGAAACGCTTGCGCCGCAAATCTCTGCGGTTCCAGACCGAAAGCACTGAAATTTCGCGTTGGGTTGACGCGATGACAATCGCTTTGGGCCGCGATCCGGGTTTTGCCAGCGGGCTGGCGGAGCTGCCGCGCGTCCTCAAAGGGTATTCCGATACGCATTTGCGTGGCAAAGCGGCCTATGCCAAGATCATGGAGGGCATCGTCGCGCCTGCCATTGCCGAAGGTTCTGAGGCGCGCGCCGCACAGACCCTGCGCCATGCCGTCGCCGCAGCGCTGGCCGATGAAGCGCATACCGAACTCGACGCGATTTTATCGGGCGCACCCGCTGCCGCTCCCGACATTCCGAACCTGAAGGGGGCACGCAATGCTCACGAGCCGACGCACGATTGTCATTGA
- a CDS encoding thioesterase family protein, whose amino-acid sequence MLTSRRTIVIDWGDCDPADIVFYPNYFRWFDASTAAHFAAAGLPKPRLIAEYGVVGFPMVDTRARFHVPSKHGDEVVIETTITEFGRSSFTVEHRLMRGETLAVEGFEKRVLVAKSVGGGGLRSFAIPEEVKALFSGDMV is encoded by the coding sequence ATGCTCACGAGCCGACGCACGATTGTCATTGATTGGGGCGACTGCGACCCTGCCGATATTGTCTTCTATCCCAATTATTTCCGCTGGTTCGACGCCTCGACCGCGGCGCATTTCGCAGCCGCGGGCTTGCCGAAGCCGCGCTTGATCGCCGAATACGGCGTTGTCGGTTTTCCGATGGTCGATACGCGGGCAAGGTTCCATGTGCCGTCGAAACATGGCGATGAGGTGGTCATCGAGACCACAATCACCGAATTTGGCCGCTCCAGTTTCACCGTCGAACACCGGTTGATGCGTGGCGAGACGCTGGCGGTCGAGGGATTTGAGAAACGCGTGTTGGTGGCCAAATCCGTGGGTGGTGGGGGCCTGAGATCCTTTGCAATTCCTGAAGAAGTCAAGGCGCTGTTTTCGGGGGATATGGTTTGA
- a CDS encoding TRAP transporter substrate-binding protein, whose product MNYLAMTGTLVSALSLSSMASAQEYTFRLHHLLSAQAPAHSQMLVPWAERVKELSGGRVDIEIFPAMTLGGAPPELISQVRDGVVDLVWTVNGYTPGLFPRSEVFELPFVYVNDPVATNLAMYDMFDEYLREEYQGVEVMFLHVHAGQGIHMVDDLIRTPADLEGMRMRIPTRTGAWIIEALGATPVAMPVPDLPQALQTGVVDGAFIPWEIIPPLRIQEQTEYQIEGFDRARFGTTTFQVSMNADRWAGLPEDIQAIFREASNREWWAHVGEIWRASDDFGINMAVNAGNTHVTLTEEETAAFQVALEPVVERWVAEVDGLGIDGAALVAAAREAIAANASDM is encoded by the coding sequence ATGAACTATCTTGCAATGACCGGCACACTCGTGAGCGCGCTTTCGCTGTCATCTATGGCAAGCGCTCAGGAATACACGTTTCGCTTGCATCACCTGCTGAGTGCGCAAGCCCCGGCGCACAGCCAAATGCTGGTGCCTTGGGCCGAGCGCGTCAAGGAACTGTCGGGCGGCCGCGTGGATATCGAGATTTTCCCGGCCATGACCCTCGGCGGTGCGCCGCCCGAGTTGATCAGCCAGGTCCGCGATGGTGTCGTTGATTTGGTCTGGACAGTGAACGGCTATACACCCGGCCTGTTTCCGCGCAGCGAAGTGTTTGAATTGCCGTTCGTTTATGTGAATGATCCGGTCGCCACCAACCTCGCCATGTATGACATGTTCGATGAGTATCTGCGCGAGGAATATCAGGGCGTCGAGGTCATGTTTCTGCACGTTCACGCGGGGCAGGGCATCCATATGGTTGACGATCTGATCCGGACGCCGGCTGACCTCGAAGGCATGAGGATGCGCATTCCAACCCGCACCGGCGCCTGGATCATCGAGGCTTTGGGGGCCACGCCCGTTGCCATGCCAGTCCCGGATTTGCCGCAGGCGCTGCAAACCGGCGTCGTGGACGGGGCGTTCATTCCGTGGGAGATCATTCCGCCCCTGCGCATTCAGGAGCAGACCGAGTACCAGATCGAAGGGTTTGACAGGGCCCGGTTTGGCACCACGACCTTTCAGGTGTCGATGAATGCGGATCGTTGGGCGGGGTTGCCTGAGGATATTCAGGCAATCTTCCGTGAGGCCTCCAACCGCGAATGGTGGGCTCATGTCGGCGAGATCTGGCGTGCTTCGGACGATTTCGGCATCAACATGGCGGTGAATGCGGGCAACACCCATGTCACGCTGACTGAAGAAGAAACGGCCGCCTTCCAAGTGGCTCTCGAGCCGGTTGTCGAACGTTGGGTTGCAGAAGTCGACGGCCTTGGCATTGATGGCGCGGCTTTGGTCGCGGCGGCGCGCGAAGCCATCGCCGCCAACGCTTCCGATATGTGA
- a CDS encoding TRAP transporter small permease, whose protein sequence is MITAWAVFGGIMVIAVVLMNVLSVLLAILGVPFGGDFELTQMGIAIAAFAFLPYCQLTGANVTADIFTANASPRTIAIFAVAASVVALMFGLLLLYAMYGGMVSQRQYNYTTAILQVPIWWAYVPGLLSLALLAIASFITLTENLGKLRRGRN, encoded by the coding sequence GTGATCACCGCTTGGGCGGTGTTCGGCGGGATCATGGTGATTGCCGTTGTGCTGATGAATGTCCTGTCGGTGCTTCTGGCAATCCTTGGCGTGCCATTCGGCGGAGATTTTGAATTGACGCAAATGGGGATCGCCATCGCGGCCTTTGCGTTCTTGCCCTATTGTCAGTTGACCGGGGCGAATGTCACGGCGGATATCTTTACCGCCAATGCCTCGCCGCGCACCATCGCGATTTTCGCCGTTGCGGCCTCGGTCGTGGCGCTGATGTTCGGGCTGTTGTTGCTTTACGCCATGTACGGCGGCATGGTGAGCCAGCGCCAGTATAACTACACCACCGCCATTTTGCAGGTGCCGATCTGGTGGGCCTATGTCCCGGGCCTCCTGTCGCTGGCGCTGTTGGCCATTGCGTCCTTTATCACCCTTACGGAAAATCTCGGCAAACTGCGCCGGGGCAGGAATTGA
- a CDS encoding TRAP transporter large permease subunit yields MFDPITLGLISLVVLVTLIALRMPIAYAMILVGGVGVVIMNGPMTVMNQLKTLAYGQFSNYGLSVVPMFVLMGAIASRVGLSKALFRGANAWLGWAPGGTAMAAIAGCAGFGAVSGSSLATASTMGRIALPELKRFNYSGALATGSLAAGGVLGILIPPSVVLIIYSIIVEANIVTMFMAAMIPGALAVLFFMLTILIYVLIKPDAGPKGGAADRAEFVAASLGVLPVVLIFAIVLGGIYLGFYNPTPGAAMGVFMVAVYGLVRRSLSWADTLDSIKETAQTTGMIYLILLGAELVKIFMSRVRMPQATAEWIGASGLEPMTVLILLLIALILLGCLMDSLSMILLVVPFFWPVLVELNGGLYAFGPDTGFGMSTEELKVWFGILALIVVELGLITPPVGMNVFVISALAKDVPMIETFKGVMPFFGAEIVRIAVLIMFPALTLWLPSVF; encoded by the coding sequence ATGTTTGACCCCATCACGCTTGGGCTCATCAGCCTTGTTGTCCTGGTCACGCTGATCGCCTTGCGCATGCCGATTGCCTACGCGATGATCCTTGTCGGCGGGGTCGGCGTGGTCATCATGAACGGCCCGATGACCGTCATGAACCAATTGAAAACATTGGCGTATGGCCAGTTCTCCAACTATGGGCTGTCGGTGGTGCCGATGTTCGTGTTGATGGGGGCAATTGCATCACGAGTAGGCCTGTCGAAGGCGTTGTTCCGGGGCGCAAACGCGTGGCTTGGATGGGCGCCGGGTGGCACGGCGATGGCGGCAATTGCGGGTTGTGCCGGCTTTGGCGCGGTGTCCGGGTCGTCGCTGGCGACGGCCTCGACGATGGGGCGCATCGCCTTGCCGGAGCTCAAGCGGTTCAACTATTCCGGCGCTTTGGCAACCGGATCGCTGGCGGCGGGCGGCGTGCTGGGCATCCTGATCCCGCCCTCGGTGGTGCTGATCATCTACTCGATCATCGTCGAGGCCAACATCGTCACCATGTTCATGGCGGCGATGATTCCGGGCGCACTGGCGGTGCTCTTTTTCATGCTGACGATCCTGATCTATGTGCTGATCAAGCCCGATGCCGGCCCCAAGGGGGGCGCTGCGGACCGCGCGGAGTTTGTCGCCGCGAGTTTGGGTGTTCTGCCCGTCGTACTGATCTTCGCAATTGTTCTGGGTGGGATCTATCTGGGCTTTTACAACCCTACGCCGGGTGCCGCGATGGGTGTCTTCATGGTCGCGGTGTACGGCCTTGTGCGGCGCAGTCTGTCATGGGCCGACACGCTCGACAGCATCAAGGAAACCGCACAGACGACCGGTATGATCTATCTCATCTTGCTGGGCGCGGAACTGGTGAAGATCTTCATGTCCCGCGTGCGTATGCCGCAAGCGACGGCCGAGTGGATCGGTGCGTCGGGGCTGGAGCCGATGACCGTGTTGATCTTGCTGTTGATCGCGCTGATCCTGCTGGGCTGTCTGATGGACAGCCTGTCGATGATCCTGCTGGTTGTCCCGTTCTTCTGGCCGGTTCTGGTCGAATTGAACGGCGGTCTCTATGCATTTGGCCCCGATACCGGCTTTGGTATGAGCACCGAGGAATTGAAAGTCTGGTTCGGGATTCTCGCGCTGATTGTCGTCGAGTTGGGGCTGATAACGCCTCCGGTCGGCATGAATGTCTTTGTGATTTCCGCCTTGGCCAAAGACGTGCCGATGATCGAGACGTTCAAGGGGGTGATGCCGTTTTTCGGGGCCGAGATCGTACGGATCGCGGTTCTGATCATGTTCCCCGCGTTGACCCTTTGGTTGCCGAGCGTCTTTTAG
- a CDS encoding cytochrome P450, whose amino-acid sequence MPLAPIDTEITIAELTRSPYPIYQRLRAQTPVLKVASVGRTFLTKAADTRAVKENPELWSSNDPNTPMERAFQAHTLMRKDGEAHLRARNAMLPTFSARNIRTIWSVEYEKLAAQYLDRLPRDEVIDLFSALAGPLAARILSVVLGIPEASDYELQEWSQALIDGAGNFGWAPEPFARVDRAHIGMNALLKQKAEVLKAAPNQSALSVMVNAEDPLDWDQIVSNIKIAIGGGINEPRDALLTCVVGLVNNPDQLEAIKESGKWGDAFEEAVRWVAPIQVSARVATSDTEIRGIDIPKGDVVLTCQASSNHDEELFEDGHEYNVFRKHAPHQSFGGGPHHCMGTHISRAMIGKIMLPMLFERFPNMKLMSPNDVNWSGFGFRGPLSLPVRLT is encoded by the coding sequence ATGCCTTTAGCCCCCATTGACACCGAGATCACCATTGCCGAACTCACCCGGTCGCCCTATCCGATCTATCAGCGCCTGCGGGCGCAAACCCCGGTGCTGAAAGTCGCCTCGGTCGGGCGGACGTTTCTGACCAAGGCGGCCGATACACGCGCGGTCAAAGAGAACCCCGAGTTGTGGAGCTCGAACGATCCGAACACCCCGATGGAGCGCGCATTTCAGGCGCATACGCTGATGCGCAAGGATGGTGAGGCGCATCTGCGGGCGCGCAACGCCATGTTGCCCACGTTCTCGGCGCGCAATATCCGGACCATCTGGTCCGTCGAATACGAAAAGCTGGCCGCGCAATACCTCGATCGGCTGCCGCGCGATGAGGTGATTGACCTGTTTTCCGCCCTCGCTGGCCCGCTGGCGGCGCGGATCTTGTCGGTTGTCCTGGGCATTCCCGAGGCCAGCGACTATGAATTGCAAGAATGGTCGCAAGCGCTGATTGATGGCGCCGGGAATTTTGGCTGGGCGCCCGAACCTTTTGCGCGCGTGGATCGCGCGCATATCGGCATGAATGCGTTGCTCAAGCAAAAAGCCGAGGTGCTCAAAGCCGCACCGAATCAATCGGCGCTGTCGGTGATGGTGAATGCCGAAGATCCGCTGGACTGGGACCAGATCGTCTCGAACATCAAGATCGCGATTGGCGGCGGCATCAACGAGCCTCGCGATGCGCTGTTGACCTGCGTTGTAGGCCTGGTGAACAACCCCGACCAATTGGAGGCGATCAAGGAAAGCGGCAAATGGGGCGATGCGTTTGAAGAAGCCGTGCGCTGGGTCGCGCCAATTCAGGTTTCGGCGCGTGTTGCCACCAGCGACACCGAAATTCGCGGCATCGACATTCCAAAAGGGGATGTTGTGCTGACGTGTCAGGCGTCGTCCAACCATGATGAAGAGCTGTTCGAGGACGGGCACGAATACAATGTTTTCCGCAAACATGCGCCACACCAAAGCTTTGGCGGCGGCCCACATCACTGCATGGGAACCCATATTTCGCGGGCGATGATCGGCAAGATCATGTTGCCGATGCTGTTCGAGCGGTTCCCGAATATGAAGCTGATGTCGCCCAATGACGTCAACTGGAGCGGCTTTGGCTTTCGTGGGCCGCTGTCTTTGCCAGTTCGTTTGACCTGA